DNA from Chitinophaga pendula:
GTCTCGTTAATTTATCCAAAGAATCCTGCCAACCCAAATAACACATCTCTACAGGGATAGCCGCAGGAATACCTTCCTGGGTCACCTTAATTTCAGTACCAGCAATCGTCTTACGCAACGATACCGTAGTGATCATCTCACCTGGCAAATTAGGATCATCGAAAATATCTGTATACTTCAAAAACTCATTAGGCTTGAGCGCTACATATTTACCGCCGAATGAATGACCATTACCCGTGGTAAAGTTGGTGAATGACATCTTAAAGGTGCCTCCCACCTTTACCTCCATTTCATGAACCGTACAAAGAAAACCATACGGTGGCAACCACGCAGCAATCGCCAACGCTTCTGTAAAGGCACGGTATACTTTCTCCGGTGACGTTTTAAGCACTCTGTGCAATGAAACACTATTATTTGACATAACATGAAGTTTAAAATCCTACTCATCTGGCTTTTCGGTTCCGCCCGTTTTTGTAGTGGTAACTGCTCCACTGATAGCACAAAGATGGCCGCATTTTTTCACTTCGCAGAGGTTAGATAAGACAATCTAAGGGGTCAATTGCGACCATTTGTCCCGGCATCAAAAAAGACACCCATTATCCACTCAACCGACTTAAAGACCATCGGAAAACCAACACCGTCACCAATATGAGTCCATCTGCTTACCGCAAGCAATTCAGGACCACCATAGCGTAATAAATAATGGGCACAATTAGGTTGCAGCAGATCATGCACACTTGGGCGAGTGGTACCTTACAGTAATCCTTTTATCCCAACAAAAGCCATGTTACTTTTCATTAATGCTATTCCCTATTTCGGTCCCGCTGTCGCAAGACGGGTAATAAAAGTCTGCTACAGGATAAGTAGTAAAGATCCTTTTTTTTGGGATGGCAACTCTCCTAAAATAGCTTCAAACACGGATTACGAGGAGAAAATTCTTTGCAAAATGTCCACAATACACGATCTTACAGCCCGAAGTCCTTATGCCTCCTGGCGGCCTGGTACTTTAGTTTAATCAGTTATCTGATTCCCGAATAAAGCATATACTATCAAGATTAAGGCCTATGATATCATATAAATTATTATTTTCACCGCTATATATAGAACAAAAAATTAATAGTAATGTCCCTGTTAAGACGAGTGTCGATAGGATAGGATTATAAGAACGCCGTTCAAATTAAGTAAGCCAGCTGAAGTAGTCCGAAAGCGGAAAGCAAATAATATATTCTTGCGGTAGACGACGATCAAAAACATATGCAGATGGTAAGGTATAATACCCGGTACTTATGTAATGATGCCAGCATTTAGTCTAATCCTGTATCGAGAAAACCTTTTGAGCGAACTTTAGAGGTCATGTTACAAGTAATTTCAACCTGTTAATGTCACAAATTAGATGCAAATAAAGCCCAATATGTCCCTGATAAATACGATGCATAGATAGCAAAAGTTAACTTATACTGATCTGTCCACGTAAATCATTTAAGAATTCAATTAAATAATAAACTATTATGCCCATAATAGAGGACCTGCCAACAACACGGGTTGTAATAACAGGGATGGGAGTGGTTGCACCCAATGGATGCGGGCTGAATGCATTCGCAGAAGGTATAGCCGCTGGCACTTCCGGTGTGCGGCTCATCCCTCAGTTGCAAGAATGGAAACAAGGTTGTCAGGTAGCAGGAATGCCCGAGTTTGATGATACTGTACTTACACCTTTTTTCACCGAGAATGCTTTAAGACACCTCAACAGCAGCTCTATTAAATATGGCTGTGCTGCCGCGGTCGAAGCCTGGGCAGACGCTGGTTTAACAATCAGTAAGGAAACGATGGATTGGGACACCGGATGCATCTTTGGTACCATGGCCAGTGATTTGAACGTTATCCGCGAGCTGATACAACGTATAGAAGCACATGAATACCGTAAGATGGGTACCCGTTTTATTGAGCAGATCATGTTTAGCGGTACCAGCGCTTACATCGCTGGTTTGCTGGGCGTCGGTAATATGGTGTCTTCCAATTCGTCCGCGTGCTCAACAGGTCTGGAAGCTATTGTCATGTCTTACAATCGCATAAAACATGGCTATGCCAAAAGGATGGTAGCCGGAAGCAGCGAGTCTGCCAGCCCTTATATGTGGGCTGCTGCTGATGCAATGGGCGTGCTGGGTCGTAAATCCAACGATAAGCCAGAAGCGGCATCCCGTCCGATGAGCGCAACAGCATCAGGATTCATTCCAGCTGCCGGCGGGGGGGCACTGATCCTTGAAGAGCTGGAAACAGCCTTGCAACGCGGCGCCCGTATCTATGCAGAGATCAAAGGTGGTGCCATTACATCCGGCGGTCAAAGGAACGGCGGTACCATGACGGCTCCCAATATGCAGGGGGTACAACGCTGCATATCTGATGCTATTACCGCCAGCCAGATAGACCCGAATTCAGTAGACCTTATCTGCGGACACCTGACATCCACCTTTGCAGATAAAGTGGAGATAGGCAGTTGGGTAGAAGCATTAGGCAGAAAAGGCTCGTCATTTCCATATATCAACTCGCTGAAGTCAATGACCGGCCACTGTATGGGAGGAGCAGGATCTGTGGAATCCATCGCGGCGATATTACAATTACATCATCAATTTATACACCCGAGCATTAACTGCGAAGATCCTCATCCCGAAATAACGGCATTGATCGATCCTTCCCTTATACCTGTAAAAAAACTGGACCACGCGGTCAATACCGTTATGAAAGCCAGTTTTGGTTTCGGGGACGTTAATTCCTGTATTGTATTTTCTAAATATTAAAACATATTTTTCCATGGAACGCAATGAGCTCCTGAATGAGTTCAAAACTCTTTTACGCCCTTATGTTACAGATAAAGAAGTGCTGGAAGATTTTGATGAACAAACCCACCTGACCAATGATCTTCATATTAATTCAGCACACGTAATAGATGTCGTACTGGATGTAGAGAACGCATTTGATATTCTGATAGATGACGCGTCTTTCGAAAAAATAACTACCGTAGGTTCGTGTATCGACCTGATCATAGAAAAAACAGCAGAAAAACTTCAATGAAAAGAGTTGTAATAACCGGAATGGGCGTCATTGCTCCGAACGGTTGCGGGTTGCCTGCGTTCACGCAGGCCATCCGCAATGGCAAATCTGGTATCCGGCAGATTCCCCAGCTCGAGGAATGGCATCAGGGATGTCAGGTAGCCGGTATACCAGCATTTGATGACAGTATACTATCGCAGTATTTTACGGAGAACACTACCCGGGCCTTAAAAAGTACGTCTATTAAATATGGTTGTGTAGCGGCGATAGAGGCGTGGCTGGATGCCGGACTGGTTGTTGGCAACGAACAACCAGACTGGGATACCGGTTGCATTTTTGGTACCGCCTCCAGTGATCTGGGAGTAGTACGGGAGATGCTGGGCCGGATCGACGCGTTGGAATACAGGAAACTCGGCTCCCGGTTTACAGAACAGACAATGTTCAGCGGTGTCAGCGCATACGTAGGTGGCCTGCTGGGATTGGGTAACCAGGTATCTTCTAACTGTTCTGCCTGCTCAACAGGAACAGAAGCTATTCTACTAGGATATGAGCGGATCCGGTTTGGTTATGCCAAACGGATGGTGGTTGGGAGCTGTGAAGCTTCCAGTCCTCACATATGGGGAACATTTGATGCAATGGGAGTGCTGAACCGTAAATTCAATCATCGCCCTGAGGCCGCCTCACGTCCAATGAGTGCTACCGCGGGAGGGTTTATTCCTGCCGGTGGTGGCGGCGCGCTGATCATTGAAGACCTGGATACAGCCCTCCAGAGAGGTGCCAAGATCTATGCAGAAATCAGCGGCGGGGCCGTTACCTGCGGAGGACAGCGGAATGGCGGCACGATGACCGCTTCCAATATAGCAGGAGTACAGCGTTGTATCGCGGATGCACTTTCCAACAGCCACATCACGCCGTCTTCAGTAGACCTGATCTGCGGACACCTGACCTCCACCTTCGCAGATAAACTGGAAGTACGCAACTGGGCAGAGGTATTAAACAGGAGCGGCAAGGATTTTCCTTATATCAACTCATTGAAGTCTATGATCGGTCACTGTCTGGGGGGAGCCGGCTCCATCGAATCAATCGCAGCCATTCTGCAATTACATCATCAGTTCGTTCATCCCAGTATTAACTGTGAAGACCTGCATCCTGAAATAGCTTCCCTTATAGACCCTTCCCGTATACCGGACAAAGAAAAACCTTCTGCAGTCAATACGGTGATGAAAGCTAGCTTTGGGTTTGGTGATGTTAATTCCTGTATCGTATTCAACAACTATCAGCAATAGATGGCATGTCAATAGGGAACGATATTGTTTACTTATCTGACGAGCGAAGTATTGACCGTTACAAGGAAGTTCGCTTCGTACAAAAGGTGCTAACTGCTGAAGAGATTTCCCTGATCGCTTCCATAGACGACAAACATACTTTCCTATGGTTCCTGTGGTCGTTAAAAGAAGCTGCTTACAAATATTGTAAGCGATTGCATCCGACATTGCAGTTTTCTCCATTGAAGTTTTCAGTGGACGGCTTTATTGCTCCGCATCCTTCGCTTTTGTTGCCAAGCGATATGCTGCCCCTGCTACAAGGAAATGGTTTTGATACCCTGCCAGTACTGCATGCGAGGGTCCGGACCCCGTTCTCTTTACTGGCCACACGGTCCATTTTCACTAGTGAATATGTATTCAGCGTGGCCTGTAAAGATGATCACGCATTCGACAATGTAAGCTGGGGCGTTAAAAATATCGCAGGCACAGATCACTTCACACAATCTGCTATGGTCAGGAAATTCCTGTCCGACCATATGTTGCAGCAGGGTTCCATTCCCCGGGATGCCACATTCTATTTCTCAAAAAATACGGCCCAATATCCCGAACTCTATATTAACGACAGCAGACACGATTCACTTATTTCTTTTACCCATGATCATTCTTTCATAGGGTATGCCATGTTATCGGACACTAATAGCTAAACGGCATTTTTCCTGACATCAGCTATCCATTCCCGGAAATATCTTTCGGGGTTCTGGCATCCTGCTTCCGGATATTGCGTTATCAACGAGTGGCTAAGCTCGCTAAATAGTTCAATCATGGCCATCAGGCTTTTCCAGGCGTCTTCTTCTTCATAACGGCCATAAACACCCGGCAATTGCGCTGTGATAAAAGGGGCCGCCCATTGTTCTATATACCTGCCTTTATGCCAGGTCTCAAATGCTTCTCCTTGTATACTTTTCGTATACATTTCGATGATATACAGCAACTCCTTTTTCATGATATGATCACACTCAAACTTGGCCGTAAAGAACTCTTTTCGCTGCAATTTGACCGCCATTTGTAAGGCATACTGCCAGAACTGGTTCACAGATTGATGTAATCGCTCGATCTCAAAGGATTTAGCCTTCTTATAAGCGAATACTTCGCGGGCATATTTCATTTTTGATTCGTGATCGCCTTTGTCTATCAGCGGATAATATCCCCGATGTATCTGATAGGAAAATTCGTTAAATAACGCCTCCACTTTTCCCCGTACAATACGAGGTATTAACCGGTAAAGCGGTTTATACTTCCTAATAAATGCATAACGTTTTCCCCAGGCAAGATGGTGCGTGCTGATAAATCCTATATCCAGGCATACGCCATTGGCGAAATATATCTTGGACAGGTTCCTTGTCGCCGGCCAGTGAAAGTAAGACACCGGTTCCGCTATTTCTGACAACCATTCACTATTGGTCCTGTAGTACGGGGAACGTTTACAAAACACAATAACGTCGATATCGGAATAGGCATCCGGCAGTCTCCCATCATTACCATTAGAGCCGGTAATGAGTATAAAATCGATATCCTTATTT
Protein-coding regions in this window:
- a CDS encoding SRPBCC family protein; the encoded protein is MSNNSVSLHRVLKTSPEKVYRAFTEALAIAAWLPPYGFLCTVHEMEVKVGGTFKMSFTNFTTGNGHSFGGKYVALKPNEFLKYTDIFDDPNLPGEMITTVSLRKTIAGTEIKVTQEGIPAAIPVEMCYLGWQDSLDKLTRLVEPEIPDA
- a CDS encoding beta-ketoacyl-[acyl-carrier-protein] synthase family protein, with the protein product MPIIEDLPTTRVVITGMGVVAPNGCGLNAFAEGIAAGTSGVRLIPQLQEWKQGCQVAGMPEFDDTVLTPFFTENALRHLNSSSIKYGCAAAVEAWADAGLTISKETMDWDTGCIFGTMASDLNVIRELIQRIEAHEYRKMGTRFIEQIMFSGTSAYIAGLLGVGNMVSSNSSACSTGLEAIVMSYNRIKHGYAKRMVAGSSESASPYMWAAADAMGVLGRKSNDKPEAASRPMSATASGFIPAAGGGALILEELETALQRGARIYAEIKGGAITSGGQRNGGTMTAPNMQGVQRCISDAITASQIDPNSVDLICGHLTSTFADKVEIGSWVEALGRKGSSFPYINSLKSMTGHCMGGAGSVESIAAILQLHHQFIHPSINCEDPHPEITALIDPSLIPVKKLDHAVNTVMKASFGFGDVNSCIVFSKY
- a CDS encoding acyl carrier protein, with translation MERNELLNEFKTLLRPYVTDKEVLEDFDEQTHLTNDLHINSAHVIDVVLDVENAFDILIDDASFEKITTVGSCIDLIIEKTAEKLQ
- a CDS encoding beta-ketoacyl-[acyl-carrier-protein] synthase family protein → MKRVVITGMGVIAPNGCGLPAFTQAIRNGKSGIRQIPQLEEWHQGCQVAGIPAFDDSILSQYFTENTTRALKSTSIKYGCVAAIEAWLDAGLVVGNEQPDWDTGCIFGTASSDLGVVREMLGRIDALEYRKLGSRFTEQTMFSGVSAYVGGLLGLGNQVSSNCSACSTGTEAILLGYERIRFGYAKRMVVGSCEASSPHIWGTFDAMGVLNRKFNHRPEAASRPMSATAGGFIPAGGGGALIIEDLDTALQRGAKIYAEISGGAVTCGGQRNGGTMTASNIAGVQRCIADALSNSHITPSSVDLICGHLTSTFADKLEVRNWAEVLNRSGKDFPYINSLKSMIGHCLGGAGSIESIAAILQLHHQFVHPSINCEDLHPEIASLIDPSRIPDKEKPSAVNTVMKASFGFGDVNSCIVFNNYQQ
- a CDS encoding 4'-phosphopantetheinyl transferase superfamily protein, whose protein sequence is MSIGNDIVYLSDERSIDRYKEVRFVQKVLTAEEISLIASIDDKHTFLWFLWSLKEAAYKYCKRLHPTLQFSPLKFSVDGFIAPHPSLLLPSDMLPLLQGNGFDTLPVLHARVRTPFSLLATRSIFTSEYVFSVACKDDHAFDNVSWGVKNIAGTDHFTQSAMVRKFLSDHMLQQGSIPRDATFYFSKNTAQYPELYINDSRHDSLISFTHDHSFIGYAMLSDTNS
- a CDS encoding aminoglycoside 6-adenylyltransferase produces the protein MASNQEQIINSIREWAVRNKDIDFILITGSNGNDGRLPDAYSDIDVIVFCKRSPYYRTNSEWLSEIAEPVSYFHWPATRNLSKIYFANGVCLDIGFISTHHLAWGKRYAFIRKYKPLYRLIPRIVRGKVEALFNEFSYQIHRGYYPLIDKGDHESKMKYAREVFAYKKAKSFEIERLHQSVNQFWQYALQMAVKLQRKEFFTAKFECDHIMKKELLYIIEMYTKSIQGEAFETWHKGRYIEQWAAPFITAQLPGVYGRYEEEDAWKSLMAMIELFSELSHSLITQYPEAGCQNPERYFREWIADVRKNAV